A stretch of the Bradyrhizobium sp. CCBAU 53351 genome encodes the following:
- a CDS encoding glycosyltransferase family 4 protein — MKVLLTSTLYPTPQAPKIVGGAEIFARRFAEGLVQRGDEVEVIRAASTPEQAPETCDGINIYSAPVRNVYLPFTEQKNIALRSIWHAIDDWQMQAPLIAERIRAFKPDVLHSNNLSGLTTAIWRVAAQLGVPVLHTLHDYYLTCPRCSRFDHGRSCEHTCTSCGILTFHRKRATHWLSAVVGVSERVLSIHTDMGMFAETPIRTVIRNASTEPPQSPYPRPICTTEVTFGFIGRLTEEKGIDNLMRALALLPPDRIRMMIAGRVSDEEQRRLRTLAPDARIEFMGFVAPDDFYKQVDVVVAPSIWHDPGPLVVADAKAAGRPLLGTRFGGMPEVIQHGVTGWLTEADPQSLAKSMLAVAADPHKIDEISRRLIADTNKWIFSDVLSSYKNLYEQLREQRMSQVRAATAEAPQGAAIVGKERLIPR, encoded by the coding sequence ATGAAAGTTCTTTTGACATCCACGCTTTATCCGACGCCTCAGGCACCCAAGATCGTCGGCGGCGCGGAGATCTTCGCCCGCCGTTTCGCCGAAGGCCTGGTGCAACGCGGTGACGAGGTGGAAGTGATCCGGGCCGCATCCACCCCCGAGCAGGCCCCGGAAACCTGCGACGGCATCAACATCTACTCCGCTCCGGTGCGGAACGTGTATCTGCCCTTCACGGAGCAGAAGAACATCGCATTGCGCAGCATCTGGCACGCAATCGACGACTGGCAGATGCAGGCACCCTTGATCGCGGAACGTATCCGGGCCTTCAAGCCGGACGTGCTGCACTCCAACAATCTGTCGGGCCTCACCACCGCGATCTGGCGCGTCGCCGCCCAGCTCGGCGTTCCCGTGCTTCATACGCTTCACGACTATTACCTGACCTGTCCGCGCTGCTCCCGCTTCGACCACGGACGATCCTGCGAGCACACCTGCACGAGCTGCGGAATTCTGACCTTTCATCGCAAGCGTGCCACGCACTGGCTCAGCGCCGTGGTCGGCGTGAGCGAGCGCGTCCTGTCCATTCATACCGATATGGGCATGTTCGCGGAGACGCCGATCCGCACCGTGATCCGCAATGCCTCGACCGAGCCGCCGCAGTCGCCCTATCCCCGTCCGATTTGCACCACCGAGGTGACGTTCGGATTCATCGGCCGCCTCACCGAGGAAAAAGGCATCGACAATTTGATGCGAGCTCTGGCGCTGCTGCCCCCGGATCGCATCCGCATGATGATCGCCGGCCGAGTCAGCGACGAGGAGCAGCGACGCCTCAGGACGCTCGCGCCGGATGCGCGAATCGAGTTCATGGGCTTCGTGGCGCCGGACGATTTCTACAAGCAGGTCGACGTGGTGGTCGCGCCCTCCATCTGGCACGACCCCGGTCCCCTGGTCGTCGCAGATGCCAAGGCGGCCGGCAGGCCGCTGCTCGGAACGCGCTTCGGCGGCATGCCCGAGGTCATCCAGCACGGGGTGACCGGCTGGCTGACCGAAGCCGATCCGCAATCCCTGGCCAAGAGCATGCTCGCGGTCGCAGCCGACCCGCACAAGATCGACGAGATCAGCCGGCGCCTGATCGCCGATACCAACAAGTGGATCTTCTCGGACGTGCTGTCTTCATACAAGAACCTGTATGAACAATTGCGCGAGCAGCGGATGTCGCAGGTGCGCGCAGCAACGGCCGAAGCGCCGCAGGGAGCGGCGATCGTCGGTAAGGAGCGCCTCATTCCGCGATGA
- a CDS encoding glycosyltransferase, whose translation MKVLHIAETIRGGIASYLNELHPQQQASFGADNVHYVVPSDHRRDLPGVDDNHITTFERPSRGVAGLFQMLRASMQALDAFRPDVVHLHSSFAGLVLRPALAARSDGPRVVYCPHGWAFSRQTGRLSHVVTKAAENLLARTSDRIICISGDEFNEAVRAGIPADRLTLVHNGISKTRSPQPVAADWTSKKVKVLFIGRLDRQKGFDLLIEAARELEDVLDVRMIGASVVNKYEGPSVPPNVSLLGWLDRPTIETQLEAADLVVIPSRWEAFGLVALEAMRAAKPILAFRSGALPEIVVDGVTGVLCEPVAVQPLVDGFRRALDFDLKVLGQRGYDRFKQLYDVQKTHGQLQQVYLELLQNEGTPVAAKAGLQSDLSKNF comes from the coding sequence ATGAAAGTGCTGCACATCGCCGAGACGATTCGGGGCGGGATTGCGAGCTACCTGAACGAGTTGCATCCCCAGCAACAGGCAAGCTTCGGCGCGGACAATGTGCATTATGTCGTGCCGTCGGATCATCGTCGCGATCTTCCAGGGGTCGATGACAATCACATTACGACGTTCGAACGACCCAGCCGCGGCGTCGCCGGACTCTTCCAGATGCTGCGCGCGAGCATGCAGGCCCTGGATGCCTTCCGTCCTGATGTCGTGCACCTGCATTCCTCGTTCGCGGGCCTCGTGCTCCGCCCTGCGCTTGCGGCCCGCTCGGACGGACCGCGCGTCGTCTATTGTCCGCACGGCTGGGCGTTTTCGCGCCAGACCGGCCGGCTCAGTCACGTGGTGACGAAGGCGGCGGAGAACCTGCTCGCACGAACGTCGGACCGAATCATCTGCATCTCCGGCGACGAGTTCAACGAAGCCGTCCGGGCGGGAATTCCCGCCGACCGCCTCACGCTCGTCCATAACGGCATCTCGAAGACGCGCTCGCCGCAGCCCGTCGCGGCAGACTGGACCTCCAAGAAGGTCAAGGTTCTCTTCATCGGGCGCCTGGACCGTCAGAAGGGCTTCGATCTCCTGATCGAGGCGGCGCGCGAACTCGAAGACGTACTTGATGTCCGTATGATCGGCGCCTCCGTCGTCAACAAATATGAAGGCCCGAGCGTCCCGCCTAACGTGTCCCTGCTGGGCTGGCTCGACCGCCCGACCATCGAGACCCAGCTCGAGGCTGCCGATCTCGTCGTGATCCCGTCACGATGGGAGGCCTTCGGCCTCGTTGCCCTGGAAGCGATGCGCGCAGCAAAACCCATCCTGGCGTTCCGCAGCGGAGCATTGCCCGAGATCGTCGTCGACGGCGTCACCGGCGTGCTTTGCGAGCCCGTCGCCGTTCAGCCGCTCGTCGACGGTTTTCGGCGGGCGCTCGATTTCGATCTCAAGGTGCTGGGACAGCGCGGCTACGACCGGTTCAAGCAACTCTATGACGTTCAGAAGACGCATGGGCAGTTGCAGCAGGTCTATCTCGAGCTGCTCCAGAACGAAGGGACGCCGGTCGCGGCGAAGGCGGGACTGCAATCGGATCTCTCCAAGAATTTCTGA